ttttaaCTTATTATCTATGTGCTTTTTGAATTTTGGCATTTCTTTCGTTTCCTGTGTTTGTTTTGAGTCAAGTTCACCAAATTTTATCTATAATGAATATTTAGTCCTCCACCCCTCTTTATTTCTTGTGAGTTTTCTTGCTagacataaaaattgatactAGTGACGGGAAAATTTGGTGTGGACTGAGAATTTTTGTACTAtcagtttctttttttgttataacATGTGATATTTATGATACAAAATGGCTTCATCGATGAGTCGGCAGCATGGTAGTAACTCACATGTGCGCTACTTTCATGTCAActtcttttgttttgtttttcttggaGAGGTACACTTCTTTCATCTGCAATAGAATTGGCAACATGTGAGATCATAAATTTTGTTGCTGGCTAAAGATCAAAGCTTTGAATATTATGTTCTGTCACTTCAATGCCTACTCTTTTTAGTGCTTGTTATATGTCCACAATATGAAGAAAAGTGCCAACCGACTCTCATTTAGAatatattgtttcattttgaGATAATATACCAACTATAAATAAGTGAAAGTTGGGTGATGGTGTTCTAATTGAGGTTGGtgccatttcattttcattcaaataaATTGTGCAGTTATCTTTTGCATCACTGCATGTGTGAAAAAGagaattttgtaaattttcttCACAACAGAGAAAAGCTTTAGGTGTATGTATGTTGTCAAATCATTGttacataattattaattataaggCATTcagaaattgaagagaaaatcTGCTCATGTAATCAAAACTTGTACTTCAAGTATCAGCGGATATGAATGACTCATTCAGTCAGATTCATACCTTTTTCTCATCTGGAACAACATACTAAGCTCGCAGAGGGGGATGGTAGAAACTGACAGATATTAAATCTCGTACCTCAATATTTCTTTACTGGTCGTCTAATTCCCAATATGATAAGAACCACATTaccataaaattttgttgttCCTTGAAGAGGCACTCAACAGTCTCTAGTTGTTTTGATTTCTGAAGCTTTTTTGATAGAgcattatgaagttgacttaGTCTGTGGCATTATTTCGTCTCTAGTCTATTTGATGGACTTGCACATTAACTCTTTATCCCTATCGCAGATTGCAAAGATGGAACACATTGTAAAAACAGCTCAGTGGCACGAATCTATGTACTGGCATTTAGCTGCTCGTGGTGTACCCAAGAGCCTCCACTGCCTTTCACTTGAAATGGCCGAGGAATATGCTGTGAATGCTGCAGCACGCTCTCGAATACCTTTGCCTCAATACATTCACCGCCTCACAGACACTTCTTTTCATCATGTTGTTCTTTTAACCGACAACATCCTTGCTGCCTCTGTTGTTATCTCCTCCACTCTCAACACATCAAGGAATCCCGAAAAATTGGTCTTCCATGTGGTGACTGATAAGAAGACATACACTTCAATGCATGCATGGTTTTCCGTAAACTCAATTGGCTCTGCAGTTGTTGAAGTCAAGGGCTTGCATCAATACGATTGGCCTCATGAGGTGAATGTAGCTGTTAAGGAGATGCTAGAAATTCATCATCAGATCTGGAATCACAATTACCGAAGTCTGAAGACAGAGGATCTTGAATATGGGAGTGAAAATTACCACAAGCTAGGTGTCCTAAGTCCCAGCTCTGTCTCCCTCTTGAATCACCTCCGTGTCTATCTCCCCGAGGTAATTTTTCGAATAAATTCCTGTTTGTGAGCATAATCTTATGTCTATTTTCTCATATCAGTGGATCTTACAGCTGTTTCCAGATCTGAACAAAGTTGTGTTCCTGGACGATGATGTCGTCGTACAACATGACTTATCACCCCTGTGGGACTTGGATCTCAACCAGAAAGTTGTGGCTGCAGTTGTTGATTCAAATTGTGGAACTGACTGCTGTCCCGGACGTAAGTACAAGGATTATTTCAACTTCACGAATCCAATCATATCGTCCATTTTAGACGAAAATCGCTGTGGATGGCTTTGTGGGGTAAATGTTTTTGATCTGCAAAGATGGAGGAAGAGCAATATCACTGCAGTATATCATCAGTGGCTTAAACTTGTGAGTATGCTCCATTTTATGCATAGATCATATTTAGTTGACGTTAATGTTACTTCCTTTTCCCTAACCTCTTTATTTTGCAGAGCCTCAATTCTGGTTTTGAACTATGGCATCCGGGAGCACTTCCACCGGTCTTACTTGCATTCGAAAATCACGTCCACGCCATTGATCACTCGTGGCACTTATCCGGTCTGGGGTACCGGTATCCTCTAGTAGACAAGCAGATTCTGGAAACTGCTGGCGTCGTGCATTTTAGTGGGCCGGCAAAGCCATGGCTCGAAATTGGGTCACCAGAGGTAAGACATCTGTGGACTAGGCACATAAATTCATCGAACCATCATATCAGAAAATGTGGAATAGCGAGTTGAGAGGATGTTTTgtacacatatatatgtatcaaTGTATCTATATCTCGATATTTGTTTCGGTTTAGACGCTGGAGGAGTTGGTCGAGGCAGAGGGAAGAAGGTCTAGCCTTCAGTCTCTTCTCAGACACTGCTCCTCTGTGGATaatagcatatatatatatatagaagatgCAAGCCGagatatctatatatatatgtgtgtgtatagCCTAGATTTCTAACCTACAAAACCAGAGTAGGGGTGAAGAAGATTTTAATGTAActgtatattaatttgtagcttcatctatatatgtataatatcaATATGGTTCTCTACTCTGTGAAGTCTTGCTTTTAtagttttgaatattttggttTGAGTTGCTGCTGATGATATTGTTTCTCAATCATCTCTCGTTTCAATACGCCATCTTCCCCTACCGATAGCCTTGTTAGTGAacgacatgagttttaaatcaaaattgtaaaCTAAGAGAGCTATAGAACGGAAAAAGTTGGAGTATTCTTAGTAGAAAATCTTATCGAGGATGGAACAATTTGAGATAGAAAAGCATAGCCTTTTATAAAGTCCCCTAGTGTGTTAAATGTAAATCATGAGACATAGTTTCATAAAGAAATACATCTatccaaaattaaagaaaatgcGAGTCCTATATCAAAAGCCAATACTTCACCTTTTGTAGAACTGTACCAGAAAATatcttgattttaattaattggacATTAACAGCTTATATTTGTTAGGATTAATTCCACAACAACATTATCAAGTTCAATGTAGTTAGTGTTTTACATAGAAAACTGCTGTCAGCCCCTAACTTTAGATcatcaaatttccataaacaatatatatagatatatatataggaaattGCACCATCTTGATAATCCATCTCCAAGATTTCTTGCCCTTTCAGCTGCAGACATGAACATGATTAACCGGTTAAAATCATTAGTACTTCATCGCTCAATAATGAAAAGAACGAAAGCATAATCAAGAGGATCATACACGAGCTGGAGTGGGGTTTGGTCTGAGCGGGCATAGGAGGGTTCCATGAGGTTCATGGGGAGGAAGTTACGGATGTCGTAAGGCTGTGTAGTCATGGGCTCATGGTACTCGGATCCCGCAGGCATCAAGCTCATCTCCTGCTGTGCTCTCTCACTCTCAGCTATCTGCACCGACCAACCAAATCCTAATGAGGTTTCGTTTCAAAACCGGTTAGTGGCATGATAAGCGGCTCGCTAAGTATTTAAGTTAATCCTTTTTAATTACTTCACATTTCCATTACGAGACAACTGACACGTGAATATCTCAACACAAAACCCTATATTTCAAGTAGTTAGTTACCTTTGCTCTGAGAAACATGTTAGCATTATGCAGCTCTAGCTCCTGATCATAAATCAAAACCAGACATCATTGACAAGTTTTTGCAAGTGCTAATCAacaaaaaggagaaaaatgttgattaattaattacccTCTTTTGCATGAGCTCTATCTCAGCAAACAACAATTCATTCTGcacaaaaaaacatgatatgataaaatatgatatggCTAGATGTGTTTTGTCTCAAAAGTAAGAGCTGATTGATTTACTTTCTTGGCGCGAATTCGGCTTATGGCCTTCTCCAGTTTTCCTTCCATGCTCTTGAGATCCTTTGGTGGCAAACTTGTCACTCCATCTCCCAGCATTTGTCTACACAGTACTCAAACGTTTATCGGTAGCATAACATTTCTCTCTATATTTAACGAACATGTCTGAAACAGCTAATTACAAACCTGTTTGAAGATTGCATATCTCGTATTTGTCTGCGCAGCTTGTTAGCTTCTTGCTGGTAAAACTGGTCATAATTCAAGATAAAGGAAGGAAAAAAGTTTAGACTgtgaaaacaaataatgtaaGAAACTCTAGAAAATCTAGCTAGCTAAATTTCTTGCAATTCCTCATtacactacttttttttaatgtgaataAATAACAACACATTGTGGAATTGAATATGCAAAGGTAAGTTAATTTAACACACAATTTGATAAATAAGGATGAACATTGATTAATACTTGCCTGGGTATTAGCCTCTGATGTGGACACAGCACTTGAGGAATCAGCAGTTGCTTTCTTGTACCTATCAATAGTTGCCCTAACACTGCAATCCATACaattcatatttcaaaacCTAAATCCATTCATATGAAATACTAATATTCTAATAAATTAGTTATGTTAAAACTCagttattagtagtagtagtaaataaattatgatctTACCTCTTTGAAGAGCCATCAACTTTAGATGATTTAAGATCTTGGGATACAATTTAGTGGATAAGCCAAGtcatattagtatatttatataatgctTAAACACAAAGTctgttttacatataaaatattcttgTGACCCTATCAATCAATCATGTCTCATTCAGTCCTAATCTTAAATTTAAGGTTGCTTCCTGACTGAGTCAagagctctctctctctctatgcTGCTGTTTTGCATCACAAAATGcctaataagaaattaattaaacaagaaTATCTTGTCATTGCAATAGTTAATGACTGTACATGTCAGAATATTAGAATGCTAGAACTAGTTTACATGAATTGATCATTACTCCCTTAAAAAACCCATTTCTATGCTGATGACATCACACTCATTCAGATTGTGTATAACTTGATTCTAAACTGACACAAtaagaagtaaaaaaatttgatgataaaCTTAACAGTTCCCTGTGTGGTTTGACACCAAAATCTAATGTAATCAAATCACGAAATTTGATTTGCTAATTCATGAAACTAAATCAAATTGTATCCAGTAAAAAAATGATCCAAAGCAAACTGCATTATAAACTTATAcctgttaattttttttttttttcctaataaaatttgagttcacaaaaaaggaaaaaaatcactttttcataatcaaaatttaaaattttaacttgATGTTACAGTAGGGTTTATTCCCAATATACAAAAACCACACATAAACAGATAAAAAAGACACAGAAAGGCAAAAAACACACACagtgaaaagtgaaaacaCACACAGATCCATCCATCCATCCATCCATTGATTGTGAGTGAAGCAGTAGAAGCTAGTACAACCTTAATTTCGTCGATCCCACAATATGATTGGCTTAACTAGCCCACCAATGGCATCCAGCCACGTGTCAAAGCTGCCCCTCAACCGGCGGTTAATACCCTCCACCACCACCCTTTTAACCGCCTCGACTCTCTCAAAATCCCAATATTGCTCCTCCCCCACCCACCAACGAAGTAGAAAGACTTGATTTTTATCCTCAGGAATCTATGTTTAAATATAGTATGTCTCGTTTGTCTGCGTTGTGCTGTTCCAAGGGGCATTAAATGGCAGTTCTTGAAGTTGAAATTGtgctctctctctagaaatgaaatgtgacaaggctaatcctagaaaataaatgttGGGTGATTTGGgagtcaatttttttcatgaaagaGGGACCTTTTTTAGCTTCAAAAGGCTGAGTTTCAATAAAACATATGGGAAATTAGCTTAGCaagaaaaagttttttaaaaagatggtggtggtgatgatgCAATATGGAAGGGAGAGAGAAtagtttgttgattttttcatTGTAGAAGTTGACAAAGTGTGGAAGGGTAGATTTGTAATACTATCTTCCTAGGTGCCCTAAAGCTAAGTGGAAATTTGAGGAGTTATGAAATCTAGTTTTAATTAGGTTTAAGAAAATTGAACTTGTGATTAGATGAAATTGACATTGAATTAACGGTCACAAGGGGCTAATGGGGACTTATGAGATAAGAGGGCTCATCTTGGTTCGAAAACCAATTTAAACATGTGGGGTGTAGGCAACATGACGTGcttcatgataattagtcttGACAACTTCGAAAAAggttttctttatatttccgTTGATGACCTACATTTCCAAAAACTTCACCGGCATTTACATGTCGGATTGCGATATGACCATCTATTATATGCAAAAATTTGTCACTCTGAATATTAGAGAAAGGTACTGACAGAACTTAGTCGTTAGTTTGAAGAGAGTTTCGTAGTCGTTGTGCGACAATATCTCTTCCATGAAGGCAATGTGACTAACACGGATGTTCAACGTGTTGGTTAGGAGCTCTACACCGTCTAGTGTGCGATCTTGCAACTTTGTCAACACATGCTCCATTGTAAATTGGACTAgctattttaaataattcaccGAGCTCTGAAAAATAGTAGAATCATATTACTAATTATTCACAACGTTTTTCGACCGGTGTCTCTGTCAAATCCTTCAAGGAAGTGACCGAGGGCCGAAAGTTGAAAAACATTGTGAGTAATTAGTAATGTTATTCTtatactctattttttgtgcttTGGGAATTACTTAAAATAGCTTTTCTCATTTCCAGTGGATCAAGTGGCAAACAAAGCTGGAAGATGGCGAACCAGACCATGCAGAGCTCCTAACCAACACGTTGAACATTTAGGGAAGAGATACTATCGTACAAGTTCACAACGCCTACAAAACactatccaaattaaatctacCAATGCCTTTCTCTAATTCAGTTATGGTGATTCggattacaatttttttgggttataaaTTATAACCCTAATCCTAAATATTCGAATTTCTAGCTAACTTCCAAAGTTAATTTCGAGTCAACCATATCAGGTTGCGGTCTACAATTTACGGTCAACCACATTATGATTTTTTCGGGGTTATAAATTTCCATCCTaaccttattaaattatggagCTATTCGGGTTAACACGTGTTTCGGGTTGAATTTACATCCATACCTATaaagcaataaataaatactatgcacacatgaaaacaaaaacacacagtgaaaagtgaaaacaCACATCCATCTGCAACCTTAATTTCGTCGACCCTGGGATTGGCTGCCCCCCTTCCACGCTGGCACAAGATCCCACAATATGATTGGCTCAACCATCTCCCCAGTGGGATCCCGCCACGTGTCTCCGCTGCCCCTGACCGGCGGTCAATACCCACGGCCACCCTTTTAACCGCCTCGATTCACCCAATTTCTTCACACAAAGTAAAAAAGACTTGATTTTTATCCTCAGCAAGAATCTATATTTGCATTTAGTAAGTCTTGTTTGTCTGCATTGAGTGTTCAGAGCAGCCATTTTCCGCCATTTCAATTGTTTACAACAAAACCCCATTTCCTCTTAATTAAATTGGCATTAAATAGTGTAGTTTGATATATTGTTTtatccctctctctctaaattgaaaaaaaatctaggTTGATTTAGCTGTCATTTTATCATGAAAGTAGCACTTTTTTTTCAGCTTcaacaaatattgaaaaaagagagagagtttatgataaaagagtggtgatgatgatgtaACATGgatgagaggagagagaatagTACAAAGTTGAAGACAAAGAAAGTCGTCATATCGGAAATGACGGAAGATTCCTTGGTTAAAACACGACTTTACCTGTCAACTCATTTCAATTCAAACCCTAAACTTTGCCCTAACccttgtttttttatttttgtcatttcaatCACCCAAATTGAAAAAGGGCATATTTGTAATATCCATCTTGTGAAGCCAAAGTGCAAAAATTGATGACttttagtagtaatttttaaaccCTAGGTTTCAATTAggtttaaaaatttgaacttgTGATAATTAGATGAAATGACACTGATTTAAGGAATAGTCTCAGCTAATAAGAACTTGACAAGAGTTATCATCTTTCTAGGGCTGACAAATGACatgtgtagagagagaaagagatgaTTTACATGGCTTGTTCCATAGATCTTTTAAAAGActtgaattttgtttgattcaaAATTTACTTAAAACTCACTATTGAGCTACTGGTGTTTTTAACTATGCACACTTCTATTTCCAACCATCACAACAGATCTTGAAAGATTATCAAACAAGCAACACAAACACTCATAAAGGAAACAAGATCCCACacaaaatcaatcaagaaaGACAAATCAACCTAattcagtaaaaaaaaaaccatgaataaaaaaaaagatgtaaatttagaaaagaaaaagggcaACAAAATTGATCACACTCACAGACCTGTTGTTGGAGTACTCATAGAGCCTTCCGCGGCTGGAGAAGACGACGAGGGCGACCTCGGCATCACAGAGCACGGAGAGCTCGTAGGCCTTCTTGAGAAGGCCATTTCTCCGCTTGCAGAAGGTGACTTGGCGGTTGGTGGTGTTCTCAATTCTCTTGATCTCAATTTTGCCTCTCCCATTTTTGCGTTCATCCATTGGAAAGCTGAAATAAGCAAAACAAATTTGGAGAGTGGATTAAGATTATAGCACCAAAATAAGGTAAACAATTGTGTGATTAATTACCAATAGGAATTGGAATTTGGGAGAGAGGGGAGGGGAGGATATGAGGGAGAGGGTGAAACAAGATCTCTCCTTTTCCTTGCTAAATTCACTGTGTTTTTTCTATACTATACTTGTGAACAAATAGAGTTGCAGAAATTGGGAATGAGTTGTTTCAGGAGACAGATATTAATAGCTATCAAAATTGACCTCTCAACCACACCCTCAATTATTTCTAGTTTAGAGCTTTGCCTACCTATATGCTATGTGTTAAATGTGTAAATGTAAATAGAATATGCTTACCTTTTatcaacttttaaaattatgtgcatttcattatttgattcatttttcaCCTTATATGTACAAATTTGTCACAAAGTGTAAATGTATGTGGACACAACTTATCCATGCTATCTAGTAGTATGAGACAAGTGGTTATGTTCGAGTGACAGACACGGTAAACAGAACTCGTATGGTTGTGCACAGTGAAGAAGATCGGACTGTAGAAGCGGAAGTAGTGAACCCAAACTCCGAAAGATTGAGGAGAAGTTGTTGCATTGTGGGATCGGTGACTACAATGACTGAAGTTCTCCGGCCTCATGGGCATGCGAGTCCAACTCCACCTGGATCTGTcattaattcaaatatcacGTGTTTATGAATTGTGTGGTGAAATGATCGAGCTTCAAATTAGTTTAGGGAGAAAGGGGATGAATTAAGAATGTTTTACTCTTGATTACCAAATTACATTCTCAATTTTTATCTCTTCTTCCCAACTTACACATTTAACATAACATGTTAGTTCGGAACAGACATGTCTTAGCAAACCCATGTacaaaagggtattttgggtttttttgtCACACTCAAGTGGCTAAtatatttactttctttacaGTGGTGAAAACGTTCCAAAATTTACAGAAATAGAAGAAATAATTTTGCATGCCTTTTAGGTTATGTATCACATATGGCTAGTTAGTGTTTTGAGTTAAGGAGAAAAACCACATTGAGATTCATAAAAGATCTTTCACTTAGGGAAGTTAATCGCGTTAATCTATTT
The nucleotide sequence above comes from Salvia hispanica cultivar TCC Black 2014 chromosome 5, UniMelb_Shisp_WGS_1.0, whole genome shotgun sequence. Encoded proteins:
- the LOC125188732 gene encoding probable galacturonosyltransferase 15 isoform X1 — protein: MKVYVSAIGIKRLAASAVAGRGGVWRGMKWKNSLPAAGKRRLSHRTIRLFAGLLLPFLLVRTALLVFESAALCSSPIDAGCLTWRFFGGSDGALLREELTRALLEASGSENGGGITTVEGSNSDPVSFKDLVKDMTINRQDIKAFAFKTKAMIAKMEHIVKTAQWHESMYWHLAARGVPKSLHCLSLEMAEEYAVNAAARSRIPLPQYIHRLTDTSFHHVVLLTDNILAASVVISSTLNTSRNPEKLVFHVVTDKKTYTSMHAWFSVNSIGSAVVEVKGLHQYDWPHEVNVAVKEMLEIHHQIWNHNYRSLKTEDLEYGSENYHKLGVLSPSSVSLLNHLRVYLPEWILQLFPDLNKVVFLDDDVVVQHDLSPLWDLDLNQKVVAAVVDSNCGTDCCPGRKYKDYFNFTNPIISSILDENRCGWLCGVNVFDLQRWRKSNITAVYHQWLKLSLNSGFELWHPGALPPVLLAFENHVHAIDHSWHLSGLGYRYPLVDKQILETAGVVHFSGPAKPWLEIGSPEVRHLWTRHINSSNHHIRKCGIAS
- the LOC125188732 gene encoding probable galacturonosyltransferase 15 isoform X3; protein product: MKVYVSAIGIKRLAASAVAGRGGVWRGMKWKNSLPAAGKRRLSHRTIRLFAGLLLPFLLVRTALLVFESAALCSSPIDAGCLTWRFFGGSDGALLREELTRALLEASGSENGGGITTVEGSNSDPVSFKDLVKDMTINRQDIKAFAFKTKAMIAKMEHIVKTAQWHESMYWHLAARGVPKSLHCLSLEMAEEYAVNAAARSRIPLPQYIHRLTDTSFHHVVLLTDNILAASVVISSTLNTSRNPEKLVFHVVTDKKTYTSMHAWFSVNSIGSAVVEVKGLHQYDWPHEVNVAVKEMLEIHHQIWNHNYRSLKTEDLEYGSENYHKLGVLSPSSVSLLNHLRVYLPELFPDLNKVVFLDDDVVVQHDLSPLWDLDLNQKVVAAVVDSNCGTDCCPGRKYKDYFNFTNPIISSILDENRCGWLCGVNVFDLQRWRKSNITAVYHQWLKLSLNSGFELWHPGALPPVLLAFENHVHAIDHSWHLSGLGYRYPLVDKQILETAGVVHFSGPAKPWLEIGSPEVRHLWTRHINSSNHHIRKCGIAS
- the LOC125188732 gene encoding probable galacturonosyltransferase 15 isoform X4 codes for the protein MKVYVSAIGIKRLAASAVAGRGGVWRGMKWKNSLPAAGKRRLSHRTIRLFAGLLLPFLLVRTALLVFESAALCSSPIGCLTWRFFGGSDGALLREELTRALLEASGSENGGGITTVEGSNSDPVSFKDLVKDMTINRQDIKAFAFKTKAMIAKMEHIVKTAQWHESMYWHLAARGVPKSLHCLSLEMAEEYAVNAAARSRIPLPQYIHRLTDTSFHHVVLLTDNILAASVVISSTLNTSRNPEKLVFHVVTDKKTYTSMHAWFSVNSIGSAVVEVKGLHQYDWPHEVNVAVKEMLEIHHQIWNHNYRSLKTEDLEYGSENYHKLGVLSPSSVSLLNHLRVYLPELFPDLNKVVFLDDDVVVQHDLSPLWDLDLNQKVVAAVVDSNCGTDCCPGRKYKDYFNFTNPIISSILDENRCGWLCGVNVFDLQRWRKSNITAVYHQWLKLSLNSGFELWHPGALPPVLLAFENHVHAIDHSWHLSGLGYRYPLVDKQILETAGVVHFSGPAKPWLEIGSPEVRHLWTRHINSSNHHIRKCGIAS
- the LOC125188732 gene encoding probable galacturonosyltransferase 15 isoform X2, with protein sequence MKVYVSAIGIKRLAASAVAGRGGVWRGMKWKNSLPAAGKRRLSHRTIRLFAGLLLPFLLVRTALLVFESAALCSSPIGCLTWRFFGGSDGALLREELTRALLEASGSENGGGITTVEGSNSDPVSFKDLVKDMTINRQDIKAFAFKTKAMIAKMEHIVKTAQWHESMYWHLAARGVPKSLHCLSLEMAEEYAVNAAARSRIPLPQYIHRLTDTSFHHVVLLTDNILAASVVISSTLNTSRNPEKLVFHVVTDKKTYTSMHAWFSVNSIGSAVVEVKGLHQYDWPHEVNVAVKEMLEIHHQIWNHNYRSLKTEDLEYGSENYHKLGVLSPSSVSLLNHLRVYLPEWILQLFPDLNKVVFLDDDVVVQHDLSPLWDLDLNQKVVAAVVDSNCGTDCCPGRKYKDYFNFTNPIISSILDENRCGWLCGVNVFDLQRWRKSNITAVYHQWLKLSLNSGFELWHPGALPPVLLAFENHVHAIDHSWHLSGLGYRYPLVDKQILETAGVVHFSGPAKPWLEIGSPEVRHLWTRHINSSNHHIRKCGIAS
- the LOC125188733 gene encoding agamous-like MADS-box protein MADS1, which translates into the protein MDERKNGRGKIEIKRIENTTNRQVTFCKRRNGLLKKAYELSVLCDAEVALVVFSSRGRLYEYSNNSVRATIDRYKKATADSSSAVSTSEANTQFYQQEANKLRRQIRDMQSSNRQMLGDGVTSLPPKDLKSMEGKLEKAISRIRAKKNELLFAEIELMQKRELELHNANMFLRAKIAESERAQQEMSLMPAGSEYHEPMTTQPYDIRNFLPMNLMEPSYARSDQTPLQLV